The following proteins are encoded in a genomic region of bacterium:
- a CDS encoding alpha-amylase — protein MNARLGPQGKGAKPGHLYALVLIQYILHVVVDRYRKEREPEMFEKAELWLSERPPEPPVEKSVQRFGTHYTPIPVFRGERDLRDFLHARLGDLPGRHALIEQMLLVFFANANPAAQTTRDLYDDRELTTRDDYLKRVWELEKFFAQMPTFGPKGQSLFELLASPAKSSPDSLRGQLEYIRGEWADLLGPELLRALLVAEDIVREDERGPWTPGAGQTPDLEYLRRLASRAMFEGAHAEPERFSDDTDWMPRVVLLAKSIYVWLDQLSRRYGRPIRRLDQIPDEELDRLAHWGFSGLWLIGIWERSEASRKIKHLRGNIDAVASAYSLWDYRVSGDLGGDEALTNLRDRALRRGIRLASDLVPNHMGLDSRWVREHPDWFIRSSQPPYGAYRYTGPDLSSDPNLELRIEDGYWAQYDAAVVFQRVDKRTGDVRYVYHGNDGTSMPWNDTAQLNFLLPEVREAVIRLILHVARMTPILRFDAAMTLTKKHYARLWFPEPGTGGAIPSRAISGMTREEFDAQMPVEFWREVVDRVAEEAPDTLLLAEAFWLLEGYFVRTLGMHRVYNSAFMNMLKLEENAKYRSVIKNVLEFDPRVLQRFVNFMNNPDEDTAVAQFGKGDKYFGVCLMMATMPGLPMFGHGQIEGLTEKYGHEYQRAYYDEHPDEELVHRHEREIFPILRQRQLFSGAEHFLLYDVYRDSGEVDENVLAYSNGYGQARALVVYHNKWAETGGWIQTSAAFSVRDGEGRKLVRRALAEGLGLRSDSGLFYILKDRVTGLEYLRSGKDLHSRGLHV, from the coding sequence ATGAACGCGCGGCTTGGCCCGCAGGGAAAAGGGGCGAAGCCCGGACATCTTTACGCCCTCGTGCTCATTCAATACATTCTGCACGTGGTGGTGGATCGCTACCGCAAGGAGCGCGAGCCGGAGATGTTCGAGAAAGCCGAGTTGTGGTTGTCCGAGCGTCCGCCCGAACCGCCGGTCGAGAAATCGGTGCAGCGATTCGGCACGCACTACACTCCGATTCCGGTGTTTCGCGGCGAGCGCGATCTGCGCGATTTTCTCCATGCGCGGCTGGGCGACCTGCCGGGACGGCACGCGCTCATCGAACAGATGCTGCTGGTGTTTTTCGCCAACGCCAATCCGGCCGCTCAGACGACGCGTGATCTGTACGACGACCGGGAACTGACGACGCGCGACGACTACCTGAAACGGGTGTGGGAACTGGAGAAGTTCTTCGCACAGATGCCGACGTTCGGTCCGAAGGGGCAATCGCTCTTCGAGCTTCTCGCCTCCCCCGCCAAGAGTTCGCCCGATTCGCTGCGCGGACAGCTCGAATACATTCGCGGCGAGTGGGCCGATTTGCTGGGACCCGAACTGCTGCGGGCGCTGCTGGTGGCGGAAGACATCGTGCGCGAGGACGAGCGGGGGCCGTGGACGCCGGGCGCGGGACAGACACCCGATCTGGAGTATCTGCGCCGTCTCGCGTCGCGGGCGATGTTCGAAGGCGCGCACGCCGAGCCGGAGCGGTTCAGCGACGACACCGATTGGATGCCGCGGGTGGTTCTGCTGGCCAAGAGTATCTACGTGTGGCTCGATCAGCTTTCCCGCCGCTACGGACGTCCGATCCGCCGTCTCGATCAGATTCCCGACGAAGAGCTCGACCGTCTCGCGCACTGGGGATTTTCCGGATTGTGGCTGATCGGAATCTGGGAGCGCAGCGAAGCCTCGCGCAAGATCAAGCATCTGCGGGGGAACATTGACGCGGTGGCGTCGGCCTATTCACTGTGGGATTACCGCGTGTCGGGCGATCTGGGCGGCGATGAGGCGCTGACGAATCTGCGCGATCGCGCGCTGCGGCGCGGCATTCGGCTGGCCTCCGATCTGGTTCCCAATCACATGGGACTCGATTCGCGGTGGGTGCGCGAGCATCCCGACTGGTTCATTCGGTCGTCGCAGCCGCCCTACGGGGCGTATCGCTACACGGGTCCCGATCTGTCGAGCGATCCCAATCTGGAACTGCGGATCGAGGACGGCTACTGGGCGCAGTATGACGCGGCGGTGGTGTTTCAGCGCGTGGACAAGCGAACGGGCGACGTGCGCTACGTCTATCACGGCAACGACGGAACTTCGATGCCGTGGAACGACACCGCGCAGCTCAATTTCCTGTTGCCCGAAGTGCGGGAAGCGGTCATCCGACTCATTCTGCACGTGGCGCGGATGACGCCGATCCTGCGCTTCGACGCGGCGATGACGCTGACCAAGAAACACTACGCGCGGTTGTGGTTTCCCGAGCCGGGAACGGGCGGAGCGATTCCGTCGCGCGCAATCTCAGGCATGACGCGGGAGGAATTCGACGCGCAAATGCCGGTCGAGTTCTGGCGGGAAGTGGTGGACCGGGTGGCCGAGGAGGCTCCCGACACGCTGCTGCTGGCGGAGGCGTTCTGGCTCTTGGAAGGCTACTTCGTGCGGACGCTGGGCATGCATCGCGTATACAACAGCGCGTTTATGAACATGCTCAAGCTGGAGGAGAACGCGAAGTACCGCAGCGTAATCAAGAACGTTCTGGAGTTCGATCCGCGCGTTTTGCAGCGGTTCGTCAACTTCATGAACAATCCCGACGAAGACACGGCGGTCGCGCAATTCGGGAAGGGCGACAAATATTTCGGCGTGTGCCTGATGATGGCGACGATGCCGGGACTGCCGATGTTCGGCCACGGGCAGATCGAGGGACTCACGGAGAAATACGGCCACGAGTATCAACGCGCCTATTACGATGAACATCCCGACGAAGAGCTCGTGCACCGCCATGAGCGCGAGATCTTTCCGATTCTGCGGCAGCGGCAGCTCTTCAGCGGCGCGGAGCATTTTCTTCTCTATGACGTGTACCGCGACTCGGGCGAGGTGGACGAAAACGTGCTGGCCTATTCCAACGGCTACGGCCAGGCGCGCGCGCTGGTCGTCTATCACAACAAGTGGGCGGAGACGG
- a CDS encoding 6-phosphofructokinase — MLKIEDAIRRRTVAILVGGGPAPGINGVIRSITIEAVNSGLRVMGIFDGFKWLSRGDSSRTTELDIEAVSRIQFLGGSILRTSRENPTGSPQKMEAAVRALTQLEVDYLVTIGGDDTAYSSHRVAELLGEQIQVAHVPKTIDNDLPLPGDMPTFGYETARHVGADIVRTLMEDAQTTNRWYYVVSMGRKAGHLALGTGKAAGATLTIIGEEFRDRKISFTTICDILESSAIKRMAMSRPYGVAVLAEGILDRIDKNELMQVADLDYDAHGNIRFSEIDLGRMVKSEVTRRLKERGIPATIVAKDIGYELRCAAPIPFDREYVQDLGYAAVRYLLNGGSGAIVAINRGKVIPLTFADLADSESGRLRIRQVDIDSDSYKVARQYMVRLEASDFSEVKTTARLALIGKLSKEEFERRFKYLINDPPVKPETEAMTAAEG, encoded by the coding sequence ATGCTAAAGATTGAAGATGCCATTCGTCGCCGTACTGTGGCCATTCTCGTGGGCGGTGGCCCCGCTCCGGGTATAAATGGAGTGATCCGCTCGATCACCATTGAAGCCGTCAACTCGGGCTTGCGCGTGATGGGAATTTTCGACGGCTTCAAGTGGCTGTCGCGCGGCGATTCAAGCCGTACCACCGAACTCGATATCGAAGCGGTGAGCCGGATTCAATTCCTCGGCGGTTCGATTCTGCGCACCAGCCGCGAAAATCCGACCGGCAGTCCGCAGAAGATGGAAGCCGCGGTGCGGGCGCTGACGCAGCTCGAAGTGGATTATCTGGTGACCATCGGCGGCGACGACACCGCCTACAGCAGTCATCGCGTCGCCGAACTCTTGGGCGAGCAGATTCAGGTGGCTCACGTTCCCAAGACCATTGACAATGATCTGCCGCTGCCCGGCGACATGCCCACCTTCGGCTACGAAACCGCCCGGCACGTGGGAGCCGACATCGTGCGCACGCTGATGGAGGATGCGCAGACCACCAATCGCTGGTACTACGTCGTGAGCATGGGTCGCAAGGCCGGTCATCTGGCCTTGGGAACCGGCAAGGCGGCGGGCGCAACGCTGACGATCATCGGCGAGGAATTCCGCGACCGCAAGATTTCATTTACCACGATCTGCGATATTCTGGAAAGCTCGGCGATCAAGCGCATGGCGATGAGCCGTCCCTACGGCGTGGCCGTGCTCGCCGAAGGAATCCTCGACCGCATTGACAAGAACGAGCTCATGCAGGTGGCCGATCTCGACTACGACGCGCACGGCAACATCCGTTTTTCGGAAATTGATCTGGGACGGATGGTGAAGAGCGAAGTCACGAGGCGATTGAAGGAACGCGGCATTCCCGCGACCATCGTGGCCAAGGACATCGGCTATGAGCTGCGCTGCGCGGCTCCCATTCCGTTCGATCGCGAATACGTGCAGGACCTCGGCTATGCGGCGGTGCGCTATCTTCTGAACGGCGGATCGGGAGCCATCGTGGCGATCAATCGCGGCAAGGTGATTCCACTCACGTTTGCCGATCTTGCCGATTCCGAATCGGGGCGGCTGCGCATCCGTCAGGTGGATATTGATTCCGACAGCTACAAAGTGGCCCGGCAATACATGGTTCGCCTCGAAGCCAGCGACTTTTCGGAAGTGAAAACCACGGCCCGGCTCGCGCTCATCGGCAAGCTGTCGAAGGAGGAGTTCGAGCGACGCTTCAAGTATCTCATCAACGATCCGCCGGTCAAGCCCGAAACCGAGGCGATGACCGCGGCCGAAGGATGA
- a CDS encoding DUF438 domain-containing protein, whose amino-acid sequence MTDHLDTSRERKDQLKQKILDLHQGANPEVLRGEIAHLMGKVSYGEVVQVEQELIAEGLPVQEVTDLCDIHSKVLSGQIDLSGVKPAPTGHPVHTFTAENNALQTLIENIESSLSDLANLPKDAPAAEVVDTLVSQFRLLFDVDKHYRRKEYLLFPYMEKHGITGPPKVMWAKHDEARAIIKKALAYLDEAQNAKAGVVTVKADQVLRPALLAVSEMIVKETKILLPMCQEALEPAEWFEIDRQSPEIGFCLYDPKVQWIPEDATGIEPETAEKGRVTLPTGSLSLGELFSIFSALPIGLTYVDKDDTVRFFTHGRDPIFDRNRSILGRKVQMCHPPKSVHLVNRILDDFKSGRQDKAEFWINMGPKFVYITYWAVRDELGEYLGTVEMTTDLARQRKFEGEQRLLDYEAGGK is encoded by the coding sequence ATGACCGACCATCTTGACACTTCGCGCGAGCGAAAAGACCAACTGAAACAGAAGATTCTCGATCTCCATCAAGGAGCCAACCCGGAAGTGTTGCGCGGGGAGATTGCTCATCTGATGGGCAAAGTCTCCTACGGCGAAGTGGTGCAGGTGGAACAGGAACTCATCGCCGAGGGACTTCCCGTGCAGGAAGTGACCGACCTGTGCGACATTCACTCGAAGGTGTTGTCGGGGCAGATTGATCTTTCCGGCGTGAAGCCCGCTCCGACGGGACATCCCGTTCACACGTTCACCGCCGAGAACAACGCGCTGCAAACGCTGATCGAAAACATCGAGTCTTCCCTCAGCGATCTGGCGAACCTTCCCAAGGACGCACCGGCGGCGGAGGTGGTGGACACGCTCGTTTCGCAGTTTCGCTTGCTCTTCGACGTGGACAAGCACTATCGCCGCAAGGAGTATCTGCTCTTTCCCTACATGGAGAAGCACGGCATCACCGGCCCGCCGAAAGTGATGTGGGCCAAGCACGACGAAGCGCGGGCAATCATTAAAAAGGCGCTCGCCTATCTCGACGAAGCGCAGAACGCGAAAGCGGGAGTGGTGACGGTGAAGGCCGATCAGGTGCTGCGACCGGCGCTGCTGGCGGTCTCCGAAATGATCGTCAAGGAGACGAAGATTCTGCTGCCGATGTGTCAGGAAGCTCTGGAGCCGGCAGAGTGGTTCGAGATTGACCGGCAGAGTCCGGAGATCGGATTCTGTCTGTACGATCCGAAAGTGCAGTGGATTCCCGAAGACGCGACCGGCATCGAACCGGAGACGGCGGAGAAGGGACGGGTGACGCTGCCCACCGGCAGTCTGTCACTCGGCGAGTTGTTCTCGATCTTCAGCGCGCTTCCCATCGGTCTGACCTACGTGGACAAGGATGATACGGTGCGATTCTTTACGCATGGCCGCGATCCGATCTTCGACCGCAACCGCTCGATTCTGGGACGGAAGGTGCAGATGTGTCATCCGCCCAAGAGCGTGCATCTCGTCAACCGCATCCTCGATGATTTCAAGAGCGGCCGACAGGATAAGGCCGAGTTCTGGATCAACATGGGCCCGAAGTTCGTGTACATTACCTACTGGGCGGTACGCGACGAATTGGGAGAATATCTGGGAACCGTCGAGATGACCACCGACCTCGCGCGGCAGCGCAAGTTCGAGGGCGAACAGCGGCTGTTGGACTACGAAGCGGGAGGCAAGTGA
- a CDS encoding T9SS type A sorting domain-containing protein: MKTLAKIGLLWTLTPFCLSVQAQDSLNVRQVGLLDDYWDAAQAVVVVGTLAYVATGHSGLRIVSIFYPASPIEIGYYDTPGHAQGVTVSGNWAYVADDRGGLRVVNIMNPSSPVEAGFYDTPGFAYGVAVAGNYAYVADGGSGLRVVNITNPSNPVEAGFYDTPGFAIGVAVAGNYAYVADCGSGLRVVDISNPSSPFEEGFYDTPGWADGVAVWGNYAYVADEYSGLRVVDISNPSSPFEEGFYDTPGTANGVAVAGNYAYVADEYSGLRVVNITNPSSPFEEGFYDTPGWADGVAVWGNYAYVADEYSGLRVVDITNPASPVEAGFYAPGSAEGVAVWGNYAYVADWDGGLRVVNITNPASPFEAGFYDTPGTANGVAVAGNYAYVADAGNGLRVVNITNPSSPFEEGFYVTPGYANGVAVSGNYAYVADADRGLRVVNITNPSSPVEAGSYDPSGSANGVAVAGNYAYVAHSLGLLVVNVTNPFHPVLTGFYDTPAQAQDVVVAGNYAYVADGASGLRVVNITNPAAPFEVGFYDTPGLASGVAVSGNYAYVADGPYFGIYDCSEALNTTRSAFSDLPVSFTLHPAFPNPFNEQTMIRLDLSQTVRGRLVVYDLQGRETATLLNRVLNAGSHEVLFNANGLASGTYFVRLESAEFSATQKVMLLR; the protein is encoded by the coding sequence ATGAAGACGCTGGCGAAGATCGGTTTGCTTTGGACGCTGACTCCGTTCTGTTTGTCGGTGCAGGCGCAGGACAGCCTCAATGTGAGGCAAGTGGGGTTGCTCGACGACTATTGGGACGCAGCCCAGGCAGTGGTGGTTGTAGGGACGCTCGCCTATGTCGCCACCGGTCATTCTGGGCTGCGAATCGTAAGCATCTTTTACCCCGCCTCCCCCATAGAAATCGGTTACTATGACACTCCAGGGCACGCCCAGGGTGTGACGGTGTCCGGAAATTGGGCGTACGTTGCGGATGACCGTGGGGGTCTTCGGGTGGTGAACATCATGAATCCTTCCAGTCCGGTTGAGGCGGGATTCTATGACACTCCGGGATTTGCTTATGGTGTGGCGGTGGCGGGAAACTACGCCTACGTGGCGGACGGGGGTAGTGGCCTGCGGGTGGTGAACATCACGAATCCTTCCAATCCGGTTGAGGCGGGGTTCTATGACACTCCGGGATTTGCTATTGGTGTGGCGGTGGCGGGAAACTACGCCTACGTGGCAGACTGTGGAAGTGGCCTTCGGGTGGTGGACATTTCGAATCCCTCCAGTCCCTTCGAGGAGGGCTTCTATGACACTCCGGGGTGGGCTGATGGTGTGGCGGTGTGGGGAAACTACGCCTACGTGGCGGACGAGTATAGTGGTCTTCGGGTGGTGGACATTTCGAATCCCTCCAGTCCCTTCGAGGAGGGCTTCTATGACACTCCGGGGACTGCGAATGGTGTGGCGGTGGCGGGGAATTACGCCTACGTGGCGGACGAGTATAGTGGACTTCGGGTGGTGAACATCACGAATCCCTCCAGTCCCTTCGAGGAGGGCTTCTATGACACTCCGGGGTGGGCTGATGGTGTGGCGGTGTGGGGAAACTACGCCTACGTGGCGGACGAGTATAGTGGACTTCGGGTGGTGGACATTACGAATCCCGCCAGTCCGGTGGAGGCGGGATTCTATGCTCCGGGATCTGCTGAGGGTGTGGCGGTGTGGGGGAATTATGCGTACGTGGCGGACTGGGATGGTGGACTTCGGGTGGTGAACATCACGAATCCCGCCAGTCCTTTTGAGGCGGGATTCTATGACACTCCGGGGACTGCGAATGGTGTGGCGGTGGCGGGGAATTACGCCTACGTGGCGGATGCGGGTAATGGCCTGCGGGTGGTGAACATTACGAATCCCTCCAGCCCCTTTGAGGAGGGCTTCTATGTTACTCCGGGGTATGCGAATGGTGTGGCGGTGTCGGGGAATTACGCGTACGTGGCGGATGCTGACAGGGGTCTTCGGGTGGTGAATATCACGAATCCCTCCAGTCCGGTTGAGGCGGGGTCCTATGATCCTTCGGGGTCTGCGAATGGTGTGGCGGTGGCGGGAAACTACGCCTACGTGGCACATTCTTTGGGTCTTCTAGTGGTGAACGTCACGAATCCCTTCCATCCGGTTTTGACGGGATTCTATGACACTCCGGCGCAGGCTCAAGATGTGGTGGTGGCGGGGAATTATGCCTACGTAGCGGATGGAGCAAGTGGTTTGCGGGTGGTGAACATCACGAATCCCGCCGCCCCATTTGAGGTGGGATTTTATGACACGCCGGGGTTGGCAAGCGGTGTGGCGGTGTCTGGGAATTATGCTTACGTGGCAGATGGGCCATATTTTGGCATCTACGACTGCTCGGAAGCGTTGAACACAACACGTTCCGCCTTTTCCGATTTACCCGTTAGCTTCACACTGCATCCGGCCTTCCCCAATCCGTTCAACGAACAGACGATGATTCGCCTCGATCTGTCGCAAACGGTGCGCGGGAGGTTGGTGGTGTACGATCTGCAGGGGCGGGAAACGGCTACGCTCCTCAACAGAGTGTTGAACGCAGGCTCACATGAGGTCTTGTTCAACGCGAACGGGCTTGCATCGGGAACGTACTTCGTTCGACTGGAGTCGGCGGAGTTCTCCGCAACACAAAAGGTGATGCTGCTTCGATGA
- a CDS encoding fibronectin type III domain-containing protein, with the protein MRLRVVIAILAGALFIRSDFVAPEDASIPGGECTTAVIAGFATANGRPLLWKNRDVSQPHQEIVYFDDGIYPYVTIANAGDSTQAWGGVNSTGFAVEDANNWNTPDTVAGPEDDGTIIKLALRTCRTVADFQRLLDSTSIAGHTQPAIFGVIDAEGGAAMFETFAHSYIRYDASDPEAAPLGVLVRSNFSYAGSASGRIGVYRHDRSLELIEAAVQGDSLTAKYICRTVARDLRTDENFDPYPLPFEGFQGGLPRGWISTWGATCRRLTVSACVVEGVLPGENPLLSTLWAFPMAVQYGVALPFWVAAEQTPPEVNSDSTGPLCDIGLRIKTIAQHAEGFHDTLDTYILDNGVGGGIHATTFPLEDTIFARTEARLALWRDTTILTRWDMARLSAGLARMAYDSLVNWPGPGDLIASPRAPQNVTAYFVPGAGLRLRWEAVTEDTLGAPITPEAYAILKKDSTDGEWQQEEIVAGTFTEYAIPTAWLPEKRFYCVKAMIEEQSRLR; encoded by the coding sequence ATGCGTCTCAGAGTTGTCATAGCCATCCTGGCCGGCGCGCTGTTCATCCGGAGTGATTTCGTCGCACCGGAGGATGCGAGCATTCCCGGAGGCGAGTGCACGACGGCGGTGATTGCGGGCTTTGCGACGGCGAACGGGCGGCCGCTGCTCTGGAAAAACCGCGACGTCTCGCAGCCGCATCAGGAAATCGTGTACTTCGACGACGGAATCTATCCGTACGTGACGATTGCCAACGCGGGCGATTCGACGCAGGCGTGGGGCGGCGTGAACAGCACGGGCTTCGCCGTCGAGGACGCGAACAACTGGAACACGCCCGACACCGTGGCCGGCCCCGAGGACGACGGCACGATCATCAAGCTCGCTCTGCGGACGTGCCGGACGGTCGCGGACTTCCAGCGTCTTCTTGACTCCACTTCGATTGCCGGTCATACGCAACCGGCGATCTTCGGCGTGATTGACGCGGAGGGCGGCGCGGCGATGTTCGAGACCTTCGCGCACTCCTACATCCGCTATGACGCGAGCGATCCCGAAGCCGCGCCGCTGGGAGTACTGGTTCGCTCCAATTTTTCGTATGCGGGCAGCGCGAGCGGACGGATCGGCGTTTATCGGCATGACCGTTCTCTGGAACTCATCGAAGCGGCGGTGCAGGGAGACTCTCTGACCGCGAAATACATCTGCCGCACGGTGGCGCGCGATCTTCGCACCGACGAGAATTTCGATCCCTATCCCCTGCCGTTCGAGGGATTTCAGGGCGGTTTGCCGCGGGGATGGATTTCCACGTGGGGCGCGACGTGTCGGCGGTTGACGGTCTCGGCATGCGTGGTCGAGGGCGTGTTGCCCGGCGAGAATCCGCTGCTCTCCACTCTGTGGGCGTTTCCGATGGCCGTGCAATATGGAGTCGCGTTGCCGTTCTGGGTGGCGGCTGAACAAACTCCGCCGGAAGTGAACAGCGACAGCACGGGACCTTTGTGCGACATCGGACTGCGCATCAAAACGATTGCCCAACATGCCGAAGGATTCCACGACACGCTGGACACGTACATTCTCGACAACGGCGTGGGCGGGGGAATTCACGCGACGACGTTTCCGCTCGAAGATACGATCTTCGCCCGCACCGAGGCACGACTTGCATTATGGCGGGACACGACGATTCTGACGCGGTGGGACATGGCGAGGCTGTCGGCGGGACTGGCGCGGATGGCGTATGATTCGCTGGTGAATTGGCCGGGGCCGGGAGACCTGATCGCGTCTCCGCGCGCGCCGCAGAATGTCACGGCCTATTTCGTGCCGGGCGCGGGTCTGCGGCTGCGGTGGGAGGCGGTGACGGAAGACACGCTCGGTGCGCCGATCACGCCGGAGGCGTATGCTATCCTGAAGAAGGACAGCACAGATGGCGAGTGGCAGCAGGAGGAGATCGTGGCCGGCACCTTTACGGAGTATGCTATTCCCACGGCATGGCTACCGGAGAAACGATTCTACTGTGTGAAGGCGATGATCGAAGAGCAATCGCGGCTACGCTAA
- the atpC gene encoding ATP synthase F1 subunit epsilon → MAKIFKLEIVTPTGSVYTGEIIHVRAPGVGGDFGVLADHAPLMAGLKPGRLHVDDPDESFDFVITGGFFEVHGNRAVILAESCLRKEDINLDRAKKARDRALQELAEAKTPEAQQEARTALEKAIAILKVGQE, encoded by the coding sequence ATGGCCAAGATTTTCAAACTCGAGATCGTCACGCCCACCGGGTCGGTCTACACCGGCGAAATCATTCACGTGCGCGCGCCGGGCGTGGGCGGGGATTTCGGCGTCCTCGCCGATCACGCTCCGCTGATGGCCGGATTGAAACCGGGACGGCTCCACGTGGACGATCCCGATGAAAGCTTCGATTTTGTCATCACCGGCGGTTTCTTCGAAGTCCACGGCAATCGCGCCGTCATTCTCGCCGAGTCCTGCCTGCGCAAGGAAGACATTAACCTCGATCGCGCGAAGAAAGCCCGCGACCGTGCGCTTCAGGAACTCGCCGAAGCCAAAACTCCCGAAGCCCAGCAGGAAGCGCGCACCGCTCTCGAAAAAGCCATCGCCATTCTCAAAGTCGGCCAAGAGTAA